The bacterium genome includes the window ACGTTCGCGTCGCCGTACGTCGCCGCGACGCGCAGATAGCCCTCGTGCTCGCTCATGCTGAACTGGTTGAGCACGAATCCCGGAATCTCCGCGGACGCGGTGTAGACCGCGCGCCCCGGCTCGCTCGCGATATCGAACATGTGGATGCCGCTCGTGTCCGGGTAGACCGCGGGATCGCGGCCGAACAGGTCGCGCGCGCCCTCGACGGTGCCCGCGACGTACAGCCGCTCCTTCGCGGCGTAGACCGCAAGGCCGCTGGCCAGCACGCCGACGGACTCCTGCGTGTCGTCCTGGCCGTCGAAGTTCAGCGTGATGACCGAGAGCACGTCGCCGCCGCGCGGCGTTTCGGGGTGGAGCAGCTCGTCGCACGCCGTCAGGAATTCCGGCCCGCCGGCTTTCGCGCCGCCCTCGGCTACGAACCCCATCGGCAGCCAGTCGGCCGGCGTGCCGTCCTGAATGCGCTCGCGGTTCCACGCTTTCAAATCCTCGACCGCCTGCTCGAACGACTCGCGATCGGGGTAGCTGTAGGGGTCGAGTGCGTACTCGACATCGGGCCCGTTCTTGTCGGTATGCAGCACGATGTGAATGCGACTATCGACGCGGCGCGAACCCGCCACCGTTCCCTCGGCCCAGCGCTCGCGGATGACCGCCGGCGCGGTGAGGTCGGAGATGTCGATGACGGTGATCTTCAGGACCGGCCCGTCAACGGCGAATCCGATCGCTTCGATCCATTCTTTGGGTAGATCCCAACCGCCGACATCCGTCATGGTCACGACCGTGTTGCCGAAAAAGTGCATGCCGATCGCGCGGCCGGGCACCGGAAGCGAGCCGATGACGCTCGTCGACCACGCGGGCTGCGCATCGAGGACGTAGAAGACGCCGTTGGCGAGCACGAACAGCGATTCGCCATCCGTCTTCACGATGTCGTCCTCGTCGATGCCCTTTTCCTGGTTGTTCGTACCGCTGTGATCGTCGTCCTCATCCCCGCCGCCGTCATCATCATCAGTCACATCATCATCATCATCATCGTCGCCGCCGAAATCGTCGTCGCCGCCGTCTTCCGCGGACGCGTCGTCATCGTCGTCATCATCGTCATCGCCGCCCGCCGCGACGCTGTCCGAATCGTCGTCGTCATCATCATCGCCCGACGATCCGCAACCGCATCCGCCGCAGCCGCCGTCGTCGTCGTCACTGGCGCCGCCGTCCCATCCGCCGTCATCGCCGCCCCAGGGATCGTCGTCGTCCTGCCCCCAGTCGTCGGGGATTTGATTTTCGCGATCGACGCGCGCCTCCATCGCCGCGATCGTCGCGGCCTTGAGCCACAGCTCGACGTCGTCACAATCGACACACGGCACAAGCGCATTCGGGCCGTTCTGCGCCTTCGCGGCCGTCGCCCAAAGAAGCACAAGGATGATCGCCGCCGCCAAAACAAGCGGGCCGATCGCTTCGCTCAGGGGTTTTCGCTGTTCCATGGTTTGAATGTCCGCGCGCGTTCCCGATTGCATTGGTGCCTGCCTCCCCGATGACGAAGACGCACGACGGCCGCCGGATGCCGAGACGCTTTCGTTCGTATATCCGCGGAGCATCGATGCCTCCCGCAAAAAGAAATTTCGATAGACGGACCTTTGGGGAAGCAACACTCGCGCCAACCGCGGACTTGCTTGAAATCACTTGGGATCGCGCGATTCGCGTGGAGAGATCGAGGGGCGGAGGCAGCGAAAAACTGAGATGGACAGGGATTTTCTGAAGGCGTTTACCGCGAAGACACGAAGAGCGCCAAGCGCAACATGTCGCCTCCGACGTCCCTTCGCGCCCTTTGCCTCTTCGCGGTGTAACGCGCGTGCCGCGCGCCTTGACACTCCCCCGCCCGTGGCCGATATTTCGCGCCCTTGCCGCGTTTGCGGCGCGTCTTTCGCCGGCGTAGCTCAGATGGTTAGAGCACGCGACTCATAATCGCGGGGTCCGGGGTTCGATTCCCTGCGCCGGCATCGTCTTTACCGCAAAGGCGCCAAGGAAACGCAAAGAGCGCGAAGAACCGTCCGATTCAGGCGCTTTCGCGCAATCTCCCTTTCGCATAAAATTGTTGGTTCGTGGAACGCGGCGCTAAGCGCCGCTCTTG containing:
- a CDS encoding beta-propeller domain-containing protein, whose protein sequence is MEQRKPLSEAIGPLVLAAAIILVLLWATAAKAQNGPNALVPCVDCDDVELWLKAATIAAMEARVDRENQIPDDWGQDDDDPWGGDDGGWDGGASDDDDGGCGGCGCGSSGDDDDDDDSDSVAAGGDDDDDDDDDASAEDGGDDDFGGDDDDDDDVTDDDDGGGDEDDDHSGTNNQEKGIDEDDIVKTDGESLFVLANGVFYVLDAQPAWSTSVIGSLPVPGRAIGMHFFGNTVVTMTDVGGWDLPKEWIEAIGFAVDGPVLKITVIDISDLTAPAVIRERWAEGTVAGSRRVDSRIHIVLHTDKNGPDVEYALDPYSYPDRESFEQAVEDLKAWNRERIQDGTPADWLPMGFVAEGGAKAGGPEFLTACDELLHPETPRGGDVLSVITLNFDGQDDTQESVGVLASGLAVYAAKERLYVAGTVEGARDLFGRDPAVYPDTSGIHMFDIASEPGRAVYTASAEIPGFVLNQFSMSEHEGYLRVAATYGDANVYIASAVSIFDVTSGVLAPSGSVGGIAPGEELYTARFMGDRGYLVTYPAPGGTPDDPWDEEEDPWDEEDPPPPDDGDDCGACDPLFTLDLADPENPVVVGELVIPGFSTYLHPLGDDHLLAIGEGGDEFGANGGVALAIYDISDFANPTQTHLVDLGAEGITSDAKLEHHAFFYWEPLELLSIPVRTDEWFADGGNGRPFAGFATFDVSPEDGFEFIRGIEHTAFGDGALTNPRRTVYIEDNLYTLSDGGVVVTDLEFWADVAMVPLN